The Numida meleagris isolate 19003 breed g44 Domestic line chromosome 7, NumMel1.0, whole genome shotgun sequence genome contains a region encoding:
- the LOC110402805 gene encoding ankyrin-1-like, whose translation MHSSGLFTNPYAIEVLRTKREELVEGINDPDHLLSCLIDNGIFAPEKMMAMSFYRTRTEKNSRVLDILISQGERACRLFFYPCLKQVEPKLYNKMRKYVSEVNESIRDARRQLVGYLLEKDKVWFEKSCEQHQERESPRRKRQEGATKKKGKETQLSRAAKPRKHHSDIGIFDAAAKGYLSELEKTLKDDDINALNSSNETLLHVAATEGHLTIMEYLISKGAKLDVTDQKGRTALHRAAEKGHGDAAKVLLHWGAHMYSLDKEGKTPLHLAAQNNHSHILKMFLREEARSNGNKRSFLHMAALKDESSLAKMLLKSGASIDGKDKRGQTALSYAVSQGFEDTAKVLLEAGASVDSSVAERAFNSNHPSIFKILLEYSKDLPSNVMKSALFKAVQKNLHATVAALVDRGTDINAYNEMQYTPLLLACETDKAESAQVLIEKGANLGIKTPASDTALHLAVRAGAVSITNLLLRKGMEANATNQGDETPLHVAALHNKGALVGPLVNAGAKINAVTKELVTPLHTASQRGNADVAQQLLHHKANVNAKDKQSKSPLHFASERGDKTMVEMLLNANADPNAQDKEKKTPLHAAALRGHLSIVQVLLAKKGRLRDKDMDGCTPLHYAAVKGNTEVVKILLTSGKNKNIDDRNVWRKTALHIAAEYGHSELINLLLSYGAAINAIDNNKDTPLHCACKAGHLHAVNSLTNWSQGEKANLLAANSLRKTPLQVAEFNKTENQAQIVTLLKKKMLMIK comes from the coding sequence ATGCATTCCTCCGGCCTATTTACCAATCCATATGCAATAGAAGTCCTAagaactaaaagagaagagctaGTAGAAGGCATAAATGACCCCGACCATCTTCTGAGCTGCCTCATAGACAATGGCATCTTTGCCCCAGAAAAAATGATGGCCATGAGTTTCTACAGAACACGAACAGAAAAGAACTCTCGAGTTTTAGACATCCTGATTTCTCAAGGTGAACGAGCCTGCAGGCTCTTTTTCTATCCGTGTTTAAAGCAAGTGGAGCCAAAGCTTTATAACAAGATGAGGAAATATGTCAGTGAAGTAAATGAAAGCATCAGAGATGCCAGAAGACAACTGGTGGGATACTTACTTGAAAAAGACAAGGTTTGGTTTGAAAAGAGCTGTGAACAGCACCAAGAAAGAGAGAGTCCTCGAAGAAAGAGACAAGAAGGGGCTActaagaagaaaggaaaagaaactcagCTTTCAAGAGCAGCAAAACCTAGAAAACATCATTCTGATATTGGCATCTTTGACGCAGCTGCTAAGGGTTATCTTTCAGAGTTagagaaaacattaaaagatgATGATATTAATGCACTAAACTCTTCAAATGAAACCCTTCTGCATGTTGCAGCCACTGAGGGGCACCTAACCATAATGGAATACTTGATCAGCAAAGGTGCTAAGCTGGACGTGACGGACCAGAAAGGAAGAACAGccctgcacagggctgctgaGAAAGGCCATGGTGATGCAGCCAAAGTGCTTCTCCACTGGGGTGCTCACATGTACAGTTTGGATAAAGAAGGCAAGACGCCACTTCATTTGGCTGCACAGAATAACCACAGTCACATACTGAAGATGTTCCTGAGAGAAGAGGCAAGAAGCAATGGGAACAAGCGCAGCTTTTTGCACATGGCAGCTCTTAAAGATGAAAGCAGCCTggcaaaaatgcttttaaagagTGGTGCCTCCATCGATGGGAAGGACAAGAGAGGACAGACTGCTCTCAGTTATGCTGTTTCTCAGGGCTTTGAAGACACTGCAAAAGTACTGCTGGAAGCTGGAGCCAGTGTTGATTCCAGCGTGGCCGAAAGAGCCTTCAACAGCAACCACCCATCCATCTTCAAAATACTGCTAGAATATTCTAAAGATCTGCCATCGAACGTAATGAAGTCAGCTCTTTTTAAAGCTgtacagaaaaatctgcatgcTACTGTAGCAGCTTTAGTTGACAGAGGTACAGATATAAATGCCTACAATGAAATGCAGTACACTCCTTTACTCCTGGCATGTGAAACAGACAAGGCTGAATCTGCACAAGTTCTAATTGAAAAGGGAGCAAACTTGGGAATAAAGACCCCCGCTTCAGACACAGCTTTGCACTTGGCAGTTCGGGCTGGGGCTGTCTCCATCACAAATCTGCTTCTGCGCAAAGGGATGGAGGCCAATGCGACCAATCAGGGCGATGAAACCCCACTCCATGTTGCTGCACTGCACAACAAAGGAGCATTAGTTGGCCCGTTAGTCAACGCCGGGGCCAAAATTAATGCTGTCACTAAAGAGCTTGTTACTCCCTTGCATACTGCAAGTCAAAGAGGTAACGCTGATGTTGCCCAGCAGCTGTTGCACCACAAAGCCAACGTTAATGCAAAGGATAAGCAGTCAAAATCACCTTTACATTTTGCTTCGGAAAGGGGAGACAAAACAATGGTAGAGATGCTTCTGAATGCTAATGCTGACCCCAATGCacaagacaaggagaaaaagacgcccctgcatgctgcagctctgcgAGGCCATCTCAGTATTGTTCAAGTTCTGCTAGCTAAAAAAGGCAGACTCAGAGATAAGGACATGGATGGATGTACTCCTTTGCACTATGCAGCCGTCAAAGGAAACACAGAGGTTGTAAAAATTCTACTGACAtcagggaaaaataagaatattgaTGACAGAAATGTTTGGAGGAAGACTGCACTGCATATTGCAGCGGAATATGGGCACAGTGAGTTGATAAACCTATTACTaagctatggggcagccatTAATGCTATAGACAACAATAAGGATACTCCGTTGCATTGTGCTTGCAAGGCCGGTCACTTACATGCTGTAAATTCCCTCACCAACTGGtcacaaggagaaaaagccaATTTACTAGCAGCTAACAGCCTCAGAAAGACCCCACTGCAAGTAGCAGagtttaacaaaacagaaaatcaggCTCAAATTGTCactcttttgaaaaagaaaatgctgatgataaaataa